The window tggtggcagCGAGCTTCCGGCCCCCGGCTTTAGTCTGAGGTTTTTTTTATCGTCCTGCCTTAAGGTGTGTGTGGTTGGTGCCTTATCATAAAAAACTGAGATAGCAAGTGCCACGGGTTCCAAGCTAGAAATGAGTTGGTCcgatgcgaaagtatgtgagtgtttTTCAACCTCTCCATGGTCGAATGTGCCGCAGCCCGCCAGCCGCACAGCGCCCTGTGGGTACTCACCAGCCCGCTATGTGCAGCAtgtggtgcgcggcggcgggcggcgctcgcggcgggcgcggcctccCGCACGGAGCCGCAGCCCGCCAGCCGCACAGCGCCCTGTGGGTACTCACCAGCCCGCTATGTGGttgcgcgcggcgggcgcgctcgcgcgcgggcgcggcctccCGCACGGAGCCGCAGCCCGCCAGCCGCACAGCGCCCTGTGGGTACTCACCAGCCCGCTATGTGCAGCAtgtggtgcgcggcggcgggcggcgctcgcggcgcgggcgcggcctccCGCACGGAGCCGCAGCCCGCCAGCCGCACAGCGCCCTGTGGGTACTCACCAGCCCGCTATGTGCAGCAtgtggtgcgcggcggcgggcggcgctcgcggcgcggcgcggcctcCCGCACGGAGCCGCAGCCCGCCAGCCGCACAGCGCCCTGTGGGTACTCACCAGCCCGCTATGTGCAGCAtgtggtgcgcggcggcgggcggcgctcgcggcgcgggcgcggcctccCGCACGGAGCCGCAGCCCGCCAGCCGCACAGCGCCCTGTGGGTACTCACCAGCCCGCTATGTGCAGCATGTGgtcggcggcgggcggcgctcgcggcgcgggcgcggcctccCGCACGGAGCCGCAGCCCGCCAGCCGCACAGCGCCCTGTGGGTACTCACCAGCCCGCTATGTGCAGCAtgtggtgcgcggcggcgggcggcgctcgcggcgcgggcgcggcctccCGCACGGAGCCGCAGCCCGCCAGCCGCACAGCGCCCTGTGGGTACTCACCAGCCCGCTATGTGCAGCAtgtggtgcgcggcggcgggcggcgctcgcggcgcggcgcggcctcCCGCACGGAGCCGCAGCCCGCCAGCCGCACAGCGCCCTGTGGGTACTCACCAGCCCGCTATGTGCAGCATGtggggcgcggcggcggcggcgctcggcgcgggcgcggcctccCGCACAGACCCGCAGCCCGCCAGTACGCACAGCGCGCCGCCCCTCGCTCGCTCCACTCCGCCGGCGCCCAGCTGGCAGCCGTCACCGTGCCCGCAGTACCTGCGACACCACTATCACAGTTAACGTATCTAAACAGTATAGCAACTACAAACTTTACTATAAAAACGGAACACTCACACATACGTTCGCGTCTACAAAACATACGANNNNNNNNNNNNNNNNNNNNNNNNNNNNNNNNNNNNNNNNNNNNNNNNNNNNNNNNNNNNNNNNNNNNNNNNNNNNNNNNNNNNNNNNNNNNNNNNNNNNNNNNNNNNNNNNNNNNNNNNNNNNNNNNNNNNNNNNNNNNNNNNNNNNNNNNNNNNNNNNNNNNNNNNNNNNNNNNNNNNNNNNNNNNNNNNNNNNNNNNNNNNNNNNNNNNNNNNNNNNNNNNNNNNNNNNNNNNNNNNNNNNNNNNNNNNNNNNNNNNNNNNNNNNNNNNNNNNNNNNNNNNNNNNNNNNNNNNNNNNNNNNNNNNNNNNNNNNNNNNNNNNNNNNNNNNNNNNNNNNNNNNNNNNNNNNNNNNNNNNNNNNNNNNNNNNNNNNNNNNNNNNNNNNNNNNNNNNNNNNNNNNNNNNNNNNNNNNNNNNNNNNNNNNNNNNNNNNNNNNNNNNNNNNNNNNNNNNNNNNNNNNNNNNNNNNNNNNNNNNNNNNNNNNNNNNNNNNNNNNNNNNNNNNNNNNNNNNNNNNNNNNNNNNNNNNNNNNNNNNNNNNNNNNNNNNNNNNNNNNNNNNNNNNNNNNNNNNNNNNNNNNNNNNNNNNNNNNNNNNNNNNNNNNNNNNNNNNNNNNNNNNNNNNNNNNNNNNNNNNNNNNNNNNNNNNNNNNNNNNNNNNNNNNNNNNNNNNNNNNNNNNNNNNNNNNNNNNNNNNNNNNNNNNNNNNNNNNNNNNNNNNNNNNNNNNNNNNNNNNNNNNNNNNNNNNNNNNNNNNNNNNNNNNNNNNNNNNNNNNNNNNNNNNNNNNNNNNNNNNNNNNNNNNNNNNNNNNNNNNNNNNNNNNNNNNNNNNNNNNNNNNNNNNNNNNNNNNNNNNNNNNNNNNNNNNNNNNNNNNNNNNNNNNNNNNNNNNNNNNNNNNNNNNNNNNNNNNNNNNNNNNNNNNNN is drawn from Trichoplusia ni isolate ovarian cell line Hi5 chromosome 18, tn1, whole genome shotgun sequence and contains these coding sequences:
- the LOC113503118 gene encoding forkhead box protein C1-like, which codes for MWCAAAGGARGAGAASRTEPQPASRTAPCGYSPARYVQHVVRGGGRRSRRGAASRTEPQPASRTAPCGYSPARYVQHVVRGGGRRSRRGRGLPHGAAARQPHSALWVLTSPLCAACGRRRAALAARARPPARSRSPPAAQRPVGTHQPAMCSMWCAAAGGARGAGAASRTEPQPASRTAPCGYSPARYVQHVVRGGGRRSRRGAASRTEPQPASRTAPCGYSPARYVQHVGRGGGGARRGRGLPHRPAARQYAQRAAPRSLHSAGAQLAAVTVPAMKELSSRSIMRITVAFIRVYALVSAQMSI